One Carya illinoinensis cultivar Pawnee chromosome 5, C.illinoinensisPawnee_v1, whole genome shotgun sequence genomic window, AACTATCAGCAAACAATAAACATTTGAGAGACAGCAAAACATACATACTGAACAATTCCGATTTTGATAATTTGGTAAAACCATTGGCCTAGTCTCCATGGCTTCAAGAAATAGTTCATTGGAAAAGGATGCTTTACAGTTCCTTTTTCAGAACTGTGTTCTAACAGTGGCGTCTTAGAACTTGCACGTCCCTCTCTTTCCATAAACTCAATTGTCCTCTCTTCCCCACCTTAAaaggagaaagggaaaaaaaagaagaaaaaaagatctAAATAATGACCAAGAATCTGAAGATAGAAACTAAGATCTGGACCTGTCAGCAAGAAAAAACACCAAAGCATGGCACTAAGGAATCTATAATTACCTAAAATTCACCAAactaatgattaaaaaaatatataaattcttcaTCAAAGTGTTAGAGAGACATACCCAAGCATGCAACAAGGTATCTCCCAAAGCAATACATAGCAAAGGACTCATAGCAATCCCGTAGTATCTCACAATAAACACTAATCGATGGGTTCACCAATGATACAAGCtgtaaaaaaaaacccaatttaTAAAAGGTGACAAAATATACAAGCAAATATAGGCAAGGGAACATCATATAAATGCTCAGCACATACCATGTTCAAATGAAATTCCAGGTGTGccaaaacataaataactagtaCCAACATCGTAAATTTCACAAATCATTAAAGCTTTAACGAGGTACAGACAGAGGGTATCTTTTATAAAACAAGTTTGAGGAAGGCACTGGAGTTCTAAATTCCAGAACTTGAAGAAAGACATATCAATGACTATTCGCAGAAGGAACATTTATTAAGAAATATAACTTCTACCCAGAAATTCATAATGAGATGCCATTCGGCTTTGTGTAGAGAACTCACCGATTCTATTGCATAACATGGTACCATTAGGATAACTCCAATCAAAAATTTTTGCTCCTGGGAAAACGGGCAAATGAAACCAAGACAAAAACTCAACCAAGTTATAAACATACATTTGCCAGATAATACAAGAAAGAATTCCAACACCTGTAGAGGAGAACCTCAGGATTCTTGTATGCAGACAGATGCTCGAATAGAAGGTATATTGAAAGGACTAGAGTGACAAGTACAAAGGAGCCAGCAACTAGACTTGCCCATGTAGGCGCTACGTAGCCCAACAGATAAGATGTTGTGTTCATCAGCTATAATGACGTCTAACTGGCCTATATTTTCAGATATAGCCAGCATAATGGAACTATATCGACTTATCGACTTGCATGAGATGACATATCGACTGAGCCAAAGCAAACCAAGGACCTATCAACATGCACCACGAATGATAAGCATATTCCAAGAGTCGGAACGCACaggtttaaagaaaataaatgtatCTTTTCTACATGAATCCATGGCGAccccaattttctttttttttcattgaaacCCACATTTATCAGTATTCAAAACCACTTTCGACTAACAAAAAACTGGGGATGCCATTGTCAAAAACTAATTCAGAAGCGCAAAACGGGAGAAAACCACTGTATACATGAAAGTATACAAAGAAGACTCGAGCCCCAACAAGATagggagagaagagaagaagcACTCAGAAAACATTCTCAGAAACACTTTCCACTCTTCAAACTCtggttttcaaaaaaaaaactaaccacGGACAACAAATTTAAAAGACCGAAGTTCGTACAAAGTAAGCTCATAGATATCTGctgtttctataaaataaaaataatacaattcaaAATTGCTTTGATATAAGCATGCAATCGATTTGAGAGAGACTGAAAAACACGAACATAGAAAATAATCGGAGCCAATTCAGACCAATTTCTAGTTTTGTTTCTTACCAAAAAGAGAATAAGAATCAGTATTAATCTGTTGGGATGAGTTCGTACAAATAAGCAAATGGAGGTGCATCATCGTCcattgagaatgaaaatcctgaaaattgaaaaactgtAGTTCATTGCTTTTTCCTACACTTTGCCGACAATTATACAGAGAATTCACAAACCACACAGGGTAAAGAGAAAATCACCAAGGAAATCAATTTTAATTCAAAAGAGAGATGGGCAAAAGAAACAATTACAGAGCTTCGTCGATGTTTGCTAGATGGAGAGGGGAAGAAGAAACAGTTTCGTTCAAAAGTTCAGAACAGAAGCCCCCGAAAAGATTGGTAAATATGGGCATCCGAGACTTGACACGGACGCGGCACGTGATTCGGCAGATCTGGCACAGTGGACTGACACGTGGCTGCTTATATTGgggcaattttattttatttattttttaaatcaagctTGATCATATTAAGAAAAGTGAATAAGAGTTTTGCACAAACTAGAGACTTTAACAGGGAAacataatacaaaataaatacagGACATTACAAAACACGTGGATCTTTTTTGTTATAGATTTTTAAAAGACATTAGGATAGTTTTATAAGGTGTATGTTGCTCCCATAGCACCATATTACGCACTCATCAATTTTGGTGACGATAGATTTTGATAGGAGACCAGAAAAGACTATAATAAGTGGCTTATATCATTAAGCACATTGAAGATGGACCAGTCCGGTGAGGAGGATCGAATCAGTAAGGCATCTGTGATTATTTGATTGTCTCCTTTAATGGTAATGCTGAGGATCTTCTTGAGGGTAGCTTCTTCAATTGTAAGTTTTGCTGCCATAACTTTTCTAAGAGTTGGATTTCTTGAGGCAATATGTTTAGTAACTGCAAAGATGATATCTCCCTCATGAGATCGACATATTGCAGCAGCCGTAGAATCTTCATTTCTGACTGCTACATCATATGTAAGGGAGTGGCAACCTTGTGGCAAAGGGGACCATTCTGGTGTTGGAGTTCTTTCCTGCAGTTTTTCTTCCCACATATGGAGATGTTCAATAAAGAGTTTGGTCACTAATCTAGAGAAAATGAGGGGAGGTTGACACTGTTGGTTGTGAATGATTTGATTTCTTTGGAACTAAATGGAGTCCATTGCAATGATAGCAAAGAGTTGGAAGCTATGTGATTTTTTTGGGTTAGAAATCAGGATCTTTGAGAGatctaaaatgattttaatccaATTCAGAAGAGGTTGAGTTGCAAAATGGGAGCTATTGAGAGGCCATGGAGAGTTTCTCCAAAGGATTTGGGGGAGGGCATCTTAGAAATAAGTGGTCTAAGGTTTATGGTTTTGATTGACAAACTGGGCacattgttttagaatttgagagAGATAAATGTGACTGCAATTTGGTCCTTGTGATGAGGATATTGTTGGAAACCTTCCAGAGGAAGAACTTTAAACTACCTTGGATCTTGATTCTCCACATTTTTTTCCAATCAGCTTTTGAAAGAG contains:
- the LOC122310995 gene encoding protein LAZ1-like isoform X5, with product MNTTSYLLGYVAPTWASLVAGSFVLVTLVLSIYLLFEHLSAYKNPEEQKFLIGVILMVPCYAIESLVSLVNPSISVYCEILRDCYESFAMYCFGRYLVACLGGEERTIEFMEREGRASSKTPLLEHSSEKGTVKHPFPMNYFLKPWRLGQWFYQIIKIGIVQYMMIKSLSAILAVILEAFSVYCEGEFKWGCGYPYIAVVLNFSQSWALYCLVQFYTATKDELVHIKPLAKFLAFKSIVFLTWWQGVAIAILYALGLFKSPIAQALQFQSTIQDFIICIERRWASLPLFTYMYFLQNLMR